The genomic interval AAAGCTGACCAGCCTTGCTCCGCTGGCTCCTTTGCATCAGCCGCAGAATGTTGCTGCCATCAAGGCATTGGCTTCTAGCCGCCCTGATCTGCCTCAGGTTGCCTGCTATGACACCGCTTTCCATCGCACCATTCCAGCCATCAACGCCACCTTCGCCATTCCCAAGGAATATACCGACGCCGGTGTGACCCGTTATGGCTTCCATGGCCTTTCCTACGAATATATCGCCTACAATCTGCGCCAGAACAAACCGGACCTTGCCAAGGGCAAAGTCGTCGTGGCTCACCTTGGTAGCGGCGCAAGCCTTGCAGCCCTGCAGGATGGTGTCAGCATCGACACCTCCATGGGCTTCTCTGCGCTTGATGGTATCCCGATGGGTACCCGCCCAGGCAGCATGGATCCAGGTGTGCTCGTTTATCTGATGCGCGAATACAACATGAGCGTCGATGATCTGGAAAAGATGCTCTATTACAAATGTGGTCTTCTGGGCATTTCCGACATTGCAAACGACATGCGCGAAATCGAAGAAAATGAAGCGCCGGGTGCCGTTCTTGCTTTGGATATCTTCTGCCAGCGTACGGCCAAGCAGATTGCTTCTCTGGCTGTTTCCCTTGGTGGCATCGACGCTCTGGTCTTCACCGCAGGCATCGGCGAAAATGGCCCGATCATCCGCGACAAAGTCTGTGCCGATCTGGCCTTCATGGGCATCAAGCTTGACACTGAGAAAAATGACACGCGCGGCGTTGAACTGATTTCTACAGAAGACTCTGTTCCAGTCATGGTCATTCCGACCGACGAGGAATTCATGATCGCGCAGCATGCCGTGAATATCCTGTCTGCATAAGCCAGACAAACAAATACAAGATGCAAACCGGCTTCAGGAAACTGGAGCCGGTTTCTTTTTGGTCTTTATGTGGCTCTGTGGCAGGCTCTTTTGTCGAGGAGGCGGATAAAGAGTTGCAAGCCAGCGCGCCGATACGCTAAGCACAGGGCCTCAACATCAGGTGGTTTCGCCCGACTGGGACCAAGCGCTGAGCCGCCGCAGGAAGAAAGAAAAAGTCTTGAAACGCGTCTTCATTACGGGCACCGCCGGCTTCATCGGTTTTCATCTCGCCAAATTGCTCCTTGCCGAAGGTTTTGCTGTGCATGGCTATGATGCCATGACCGACTATTACGACGTGAGACTGAAAGAGCGTCGCCACGCCATGTTGCGGCAGAACGAGCATTTTCAGGCAACCGTCGGCATGCTGGAAGATGCGGACTTGCTCAACCGGGTGATGGAGGAGTTCCAGCCCGATGTGATCGTGCATCTGGCAGGTCAGGCTGGCGTGCGCTACAGCATGGAAAATCCCCGCTCCTATCTGGAATCCAATATTGTTGGCAGCTTCAATATTCTCGAAGCCGCCAACCAGCTCAAGGTCGACCATCTCTTGATGGCCTCCACCTCTTCGGTCTATGGCGCCAATGAGGTTCAGCCCTTCCGCGAAACAGACAAGGTGGATCTGCAGGTCTCCTTCTATGCCGCCACAAAGAAATCCTGCGAGAGCATGGCCCATTCCTATGCCCATTTGTGGGGGCTGCCGGTGACCATGTTCCGTTTCTTTACGGTCTATGGCCCGTGGGGACGACCAGACATGGCGCTGTTCAAATTCACCGATGCCATTCTCGATGGCCGCCCGATCGACATCTATAACAATGGTGAAATGTATCGCGATTTCACCTATATCGACGATCTGGTGCGCGCCATTCACCTGCTGATTGACGCGGTGCCCGAACGCCCGGAAGATGGTCAGGTAGACGAAGGGGACAGTCTGTCTCCTGTTGCCCCTTATCGCGTGGTCAATATCGGCAATTCCAATAAAGTACGCCTGCTTGATTTCGTCGATGCCATCGAAGGGGAGCTGGGCATCAAGGCCGAGCGCAACTATCTGCCCATGCAGAAGGGCGATGTCTATGAGACCTATGCCAACTGCGATCTGCTCAAATCACTGACCGATTATGCGCCAAAAACCGATATTCGCGCTGGCGTTGGCAAATTCGTACACTGGTTCCGCGATTATTACGACAAGTGATGGCCCGTGAGAGCATAGCGCGGCTGTGTGATTGGCAGAGCTTAGGCATCGGCCCTTTCGTAAAATCGGGAGCATGACGCCATTTTGGCTGCCCCCAAGGGGGCTGCGGCATGATGACTGCTGCAAAAAGATAACTTGTTCCTCCCCTTTACGGCTCCTATTTTTTGCTTGAAATTCAAAAAAATGTCATCTTTAGCGGTGACATTTTGCCTTCAAGATCAAAGAGACCAAAGGGGTTTACACTATGGCAGCCAAGAGTTTTCTCAGTGACATGCTTCAACGCATTGCAAATGCAGGCCCCTTCCTGTCGTCCAAGGCGGCTATGACACCGGATCATTTGATCCCGCTTTGCAAGGAACTGGTCGGCGACAAGGGTGAAGCATCAGGACTGAAAAACGCGCTCAAGATTCTCGAGATCTATGAAGCAGCCTCTGAAGAAGAACGCCACAGCTTTTTCGTCAAGATCGCGGAAGAATTCGGCGTTGATCACGATGCGCTGGCAAAGGCCGTCGCACAATGGGAACCGGGAGATCATGCAGCCGCTCGCGAGCTTTATTTCGCTGCCGAGCCCAAAAGTCAGGAACTCATCCGTCGCCTCAATCGCGTGCCCGGATCAACGGCACGGCTCGTGAATATGCGCGCCGATCTGCTGAATTATGTGAAAGCCGAGCCAGAGCTCAAGAGTCTGGATCATGATTTCCAGCATCTGTTTTCTGCATGGTTCAACCGTGGATTCCTCGAAATCGAACGGATTGACTGGTCTACGTCAGCCGAGATACTCGAAAAGATCATCGCCTATGAAGCGGTACACCGTATCCATGGGTGGGATGATCTGCGCCAGCGTGTGGCCGATCCGGACCGGCGTTTATTTGCCTTCTTCCATCCGGCAATGCCAACAGATCCGCTGATCTTTGTGGAAGTGGCGCTAACGCGTGAAATCCCCAAATCCATTGCCTCCATTTTGGAGCAGGAGAGGGAGCATATTGAACCGGGCGCAGCCAATGCCGCGATTTTCTATTCTATCTCCAACTGTCAGGTCGGCTTGCGCGGCATTTCCTTTGGCAACTTTTTGATCAAGCAGGTTGTCGCCGAGCTGCAGAAGGAATTCCCGGCTCTGCATACCTTTGTCACCCTGTCTCCGGTGCCCGGCTTCCGCCGTTGGGTCAAGAGTGCCATTGAAAATGAGGATCCGCTTCTCAAGCCCGAAGAACGCGCGGTTCTGGAACAGCTTGGCGATGATGAGCTGCCAGCAGATGATTTCGTCCAGCGTCTGGCTGCTCGTTATCTGGTCAATGCCCGCAGCAAGAAGGGCACGGCCTATGATCCTGTTGCCAACTTCCATCTTGGGAACGGGGCGCTGCTGCACAAGGTTCATGCCAATGCCGACCATTCCGAGCGCGGCAGAAGCATCAGCTGGGGTGTGATGGTCAACTATCTCTATGACGAGAATAAAATTGAAGAGCACCATCAGGCTTATGCAACAGACGGAACGGTTGCTGCGTCCTCTGAAGTCAAGTCTCTGGCCAACGCCAAAGTCAAGCTGGCACCGGCTGCAACTGCCAAGGCCGCCACGCCAACCAAAGCAGAAACGGCTTGATTGTTCTGACCTTTTTACGAAACAAGATGCCCGGTAAGCTTTGGCTCTCCGGGCGTTGTTGTTTTTGCAGTTGCAACCAGAATAAATATTCTCTTTCGTCAGCATCTCCTGCAGGATGAAAGACGATAGAAGACTTTAGACGTATTCTCTTGTTATGTTCCAGTAATAAAATGTAAATTGAAATACATCTTTCTTTTTCTTCTTAACTAACTATCCACTATATTTGCCTACCCTTTCAAAAAAAGGCCCTGCATTTTTATGGTTTTAAGGCGCTCGCCTTCTTGTTCCAACAGGCTCAGGGCTTTGATTGCATCGCAAGATAAGGGCTGATGCCATTCTGTTGAGGTTGAGTGTTGCTGGTGCAACAGAAGGGGAGACATGATGCGTTTTACCATTGCTAAACGGCTGTATTTGCTAGTGGGTCTGTTTTTTGTCGGTCTTTCTGTGCTGACCATCACAATGGACACGAGCTTCCGCGCGGAGCTAACGGATCAGAAAGCGGCAGAGCTTGAAAGCCTCGTCGATGCTGCAGCCAATGTCGCCCAGTCGAAGTATGATCTCTTCAAGGCCGGAGAATTGAGCGAGGACGAAGCCAAACAGGCTGCGGCCAAGGCAATTGAGGCGATGCGCTACCGTGGCAAAGAGTATTTCTGGATCAATGACATGCAGAACGTCATCGTGATGCATGCGGCCAAGCCGGAACTGGTTGGCAAGGATCTCTCAAGCCTCAAGGACGCAAATGATGTCGCCATCTTCCCGACATTCGTGAAAACCGTAAAGGCCGAAGGACGCGGATTTGTAGGCTATATGTGGCCCAAGGCTGGCTCGGACACAGCCGTTGACAAGCTTTCCTACGTGAAGGGTTTTGCCCCTTGGGGATGGGTCATTGGCACAGGCGTCTATATGGATGACCTGCAGGCGATCCTTTGGACAAATTCCAAGATCATGTTTGGCATTGGTGGTTTCGTATTGTTGATCTGTCTTCTCGCTGGCTGGTTTACCGTCCGGTCCATCATTTCGCCCCTGGAGGCGTTGAAAGGGACGATGTTGTCGCTGGCTTCAAACGAAACGGTTACCGACATTCCGGCAGAAGGGCGCCGTGATGAGTTGGGAGAAATGGCCGAAGCGGTCAAAACGTTCCGTGATATGGGCTCCGAGCGCAGACAGCTTGCTATCCAGCAGGAGAAAGATCAGGCGGCACAGGCCGAGCGTCAGGGCCGGATTGATCAGTTGATCGCATCCTTCCGCCAGGAAGCCAGCCAGGAACTGCATGTGGTATCAGAGCAAATGCAACGCCTGCAGGCGACCGCCAACAATCTGGCGGATTTGTCGGAATCCTCTGCAGTACGCTCTCATCAGGCCCAGGATGCCGCAACTCTTGCGTCTTCGAATGTGCAGACGGTGGCTGCGGCCAGTGAGGAATTTTCCGCCTCCATCGGCGAAATCGCCCGACAGGTCGATCAGGCCACCAACGCCGTCAATACGGCAATGATCACCACAGGCGCAGCCAATGATCGCGTTGGAAGTCTGGCCGAGGCTGCACAGCAGATTGGGGACGTTGTCAGCCTCATTCGCGATATTGCAGAACAGACCAACCTGTTGGCGCTGAATGCCACCATCGAGGCGGCTCGTGCTGGGGAAATGGGTAAGGGCTTTGCCGTCGTGGCAGCCGAAGTGAAAGAACTGGCCAATCAGACCAGCAAGGCAACCGAGCAGATCTCTGCCCAGATCAACGCCATTCAGGGTGAAACGCAGGAAGCGGTGCATTCCATCGAGGAAATCGGCACCACAATCGAGCAGGTCAACAGCTATACGGCGTCGATCTCCGAAGCCGTCCAGCAGCAGAATCTGGCGACCAACGAAATCGCCAACTCCATTCAGGAAGCCGCCAGAGGCACAACGGCTCTCAGTCAGGATATCAGCGTGGTTTCAGGTGCTGTCGGCCAGACCCATAGCGCGGTGGATGAGGTCAATACCGTGTCCAGAGATGTGAATGCCTGTGCTGACGGACTGGCCAATACGGTGGATCAGTTCCTGCTCAAAGTATCAAAAGCATAGAGGCAGGTTAGCGGGTGCGTCGGCTTTGCTTCGCGCGGCAGCTGTAGAATGTGCATAGAAAAGCAAGGGGCGGGGTTTCCGCCCTTTTTCTTGCGTGTCTCCTTGTCAGTCGTTATAGAAGAGCCCCGGATACGGTGTTTGATCCGGCACTCCAGACAGATAACGCTCAAGGATGATTATGGCACAGCGGCGCGGCGGACAGTCTTCCAGACAGGGAAACCCCAAAGGCGGGGCAAAAGCGGCCTCAGGCGGCAAACGCGGCGCTACGGGTGCTTCGCGCGGCAAGGACGAGCGCGGCGGACGCAGCAACTTTTCAGGCCGCAAACCTGAGTTCAAACCGGGCCGTATTGTCAAACATGGCGACCGGGACAAATCCCAGTCGAAAAATGCTTCCAAGTCCCAAAGTCAAACGCAGGGAAAAGCGCTCCATGAAGTGCGTGAACCCTTTGTGCTGCCACCCCGTCCAGAAGGCCCCCAGCCGCGCAGGGCCCCCTTCGCACTGATGGTCACCAAGCCTTGGCAGGACTATGCCCTGCTGGATATGGGGCACGGTCGCAAGCTGGAACGCTACGGCCCTTACGCCATCGTGCGCCCCGAACCGCAGGCCATGGGCAGTCCGCGTCTGGGGGCGGACGTCTGGGATGCTGCCGATGCATTTTTCACTGGCGATTTGGAAGAAGAGGGGCCGGGCCGCTGGCGCTATCCGTCTCCTCTGGGTGAAACCTGGGAAACCAGCTGGGATGATATCCGATTTTACGGGCGCTTCACGGCCTTTCGCCATGTGGGCTTCTTCCCCGAGCAGGCCGCTCATTGGGCCTGGATGGACAAGCAAATTCGCTCCGCTTATCTGGGGCGCGCACCGCGGGTGCTCAACCTGTTTGGCTATTCCGGCGTTGCCTCGCTGGTTGCGGCCCGTGCAGGCGCCGAGGTAACCCATGTGGATGCCTCCAAGAAGGCTGTGGGCTATGGCAAGGAAAACCAGATGCTTGCCGGTCTTGATGACAAGCCCATCCGCTGGATTGTCGATGACGCCATGAAATTCGTTCAGCGCGAAATCCGGCGTGGCAATGTCTATGACGGCATTCTGCTCGATCCGCCCAAATTCGGGCGCGGGCCCAAGGGCGAAGTCTGGCAATTGTTTGAAATGCTACCCGAGATGCTGGATGCCTGCCGACAGATCCTGTCGAAAGAAGCGCTTTTCTATACACTTACCTGCTACGCCATGCGCGCGTCCTATGCGGCTTTTGATGAGCTGATGATCGAGGTGATGACCGGGCAGGGTGGGATCGTGGAATCCGGTGAGTTGATGATTGCCGAGGAGGGCGGAGCCCGCACGCTCAATACCTCGATTTATACCCGCTGGCGACCACTCACAAAGCAAGAGGAGGCGGACCAATGACAGAATTGGAAAGCCGCGCGACCAAAAAAGGTCTGATCAAGGAAATCACAGCCGTTTCCAACCAGCATATCAAGGATATTCGCGCCCTTGAGCGGCGCAAGGTGCGCAATCAGACCGGCCAGTTTATGGCCGAAGGGTTGCAGCTTGTGGCTTTTGCGCTGGACGCTGGCTGGGATGCGGACATTCTGGTTTATGCCAAGAATATCAAGAGCCATGAGCTGGTGCAGCA from uncultured Cohaesibacter sp. carries:
- a CDS encoding acetate/propionate family kinase; this encodes MTDIKKGALLVLNSGSSSVKFTVFQVGDADQKIALYFGGQLDGIGTSAHLKVKTAAKELLADDSWEHLDQGTVPAILPHLLEWIESKLPEDLPLIGAGHRVVHGGETFDKPMLITDEIIEKLTSLAPLAPLHQPQNVAAIKALASSRPDLPQVACYDTAFHRTIPAINATFAIPKEYTDAGVTRYGFHGLSYEYIAYNLRQNKPDLAKGKVVVAHLGSGASLAALQDGVSIDTSMGFSALDGIPMGTRPGSMDPGVLVYLMREYNMSVDDLEKMLYYKCGLLGISDIANDMREIEENEAPGAVLALDIFCQRTAKQIASLAVSLGGIDALVFTAGIGENGPIIRDKVCADLAFMGIKLDTEKNDTRGVELISTEDSVPVMVIPTDEEFMIAQHAVNILSA
- a CDS encoding NAD-dependent epimerase/dehydratase family protein, which gives rise to MKRVFITGTAGFIGFHLAKLLLAEGFAVHGYDAMTDYYDVRLKERRHAMLRQNEHFQATVGMLEDADLLNRVMEEFQPDVIVHLAGQAGVRYSMENPRSYLESNIVGSFNILEAANQLKVDHLLMASTSSVYGANEVQPFRETDKVDLQVSFYAATKKSCESMAHSYAHLWGLPVTMFRFFTVYGPWGRPDMALFKFTDAILDGRPIDIYNNGEMYRDFTYIDDLVRAIHLLIDAVPERPEDGQVDEGDSLSPVAPYRVVNIGNSNKVRLLDFVDAIEGELGIKAERNYLPMQKGDVYETYANCDLLKSLTDYAPKTDIRAGVGKFVHWFRDYYDK
- a CDS encoding malonyl-CoA decarboxylase, coding for MAAKSFLSDMLQRIANAGPFLSSKAAMTPDHLIPLCKELVGDKGEASGLKNALKILEIYEAASEEERHSFFVKIAEEFGVDHDALAKAVAQWEPGDHAAARELYFAAEPKSQELIRRLNRVPGSTARLVNMRADLLNYVKAEPELKSLDHDFQHLFSAWFNRGFLEIERIDWSTSAEILEKIIAYEAVHRIHGWDDLRQRVADPDRRLFAFFHPAMPTDPLIFVEVALTREIPKSIASILEQEREHIEPGAANAAIFYSISNCQVGLRGISFGNFLIKQVVAELQKEFPALHTFVTLSPVPGFRRWVKSAIENEDPLLKPEERAVLEQLGDDELPADDFVQRLAARYLVNARSKKGTAYDPVANFHLGNGALLHKVHANADHSERGRSISWGVMVNYLYDENKIEEHHQAYATDGTVAASSEVKSLANAKVKLAPAATAKAATPTKAETA
- a CDS encoding cache domain-containing protein; this encodes MMRFTIAKRLYLLVGLFFVGLSVLTITMDTSFRAELTDQKAAELESLVDAAANVAQSKYDLFKAGELSEDEAKQAAAKAIEAMRYRGKEYFWINDMQNVIVMHAAKPELVGKDLSSLKDANDVAIFPTFVKTVKAEGRGFVGYMWPKAGSDTAVDKLSYVKGFAPWGWVIGTGVYMDDLQAILWTNSKIMFGIGGFVLLICLLAGWFTVRSIISPLEALKGTMLSLASNETVTDIPAEGRRDELGEMAEAVKTFRDMGSERRQLAIQQEKDQAAQAERQGRIDQLIASFRQEASQELHVVSEQMQRLQATANNLADLSESSAVRSHQAQDAATLASSNVQTVAAASEEFSASIGEIARQVDQATNAVNTAMITTGAANDRVGSLAEAAQQIGDVVSLIRDIAEQTNLLALNATIEAARAGEMGKGFAVVAAEVKELANQTSKATEQISAQINAIQGETQEAVHSIEEIGTTIEQVNSYTASISEAVQQQNLATNEIANSIQEAARGTTALSQDISVVSGAVGQTHSAVDEVNTVSRDVNACADGLANTVDQFLLKVSKA
- a CDS encoding class I SAM-dependent methyltransferase; amino-acid sequence: MAQRRGGQSSRQGNPKGGAKAASGGKRGATGASRGKDERGGRSNFSGRKPEFKPGRIVKHGDRDKSQSKNASKSQSQTQGKALHEVREPFVLPPRPEGPQPRRAPFALMVTKPWQDYALLDMGHGRKLERYGPYAIVRPEPQAMGSPRLGADVWDAADAFFTGDLEEEGPGRWRYPSPLGETWETSWDDIRFYGRFTAFRHVGFFPEQAAHWAWMDKQIRSAYLGRAPRVLNLFGYSGVASLVAARAGAEVTHVDASKKAVGYGKENQMLAGLDDKPIRWIVDDAMKFVQREIRRGNVYDGILLDPPKFGRGPKGEVWQLFEMLPEMLDACRQILSKEALFYTLTCYAMRASYAAFDELMIEVMTGQGGIVESGELMIAEEGGARTLNTSIYTRWRPLTKQEEADQ